The proteins below come from a single Molothrus ater isolate BHLD 08-10-18 breed brown headed cowbird chromosome 3, BPBGC_Mater_1.1, whole genome shotgun sequence genomic window:
- the KATNA1 gene encoding katanin p60 ATPase-containing subunit A1 isoform X2 has translation MRGMLSFMLNMSLVMIIENVKLAREYALLGNYDSAMVYYQGVLDQMNKYLYSVRDTYLQQKWQQVWQEISVEAKHVKDIMKTLESFKLDNTPLKASQQELPAHDAEVWSLPVPAERRKRQSAPCSDCRGHSNRVSAAARGSHRPSSRNPSDKGKAVRSREKKDQQNKGKEEKNKSTSEISESEPKKFDSTGYDKDLVEALERDIISQNPNIRWDDIADLVEAKKLLKEAVVLPMWMPEFFKGIRRPWKGVLMVGPPGTGKTLLAKAVATECKTTFFNVSSSTLTSKYRGESEKLVRLLFEMARFYAPTTIFIDEIDSICSRRGTSEEHEASRRVKAELLVQMDGVGGATENEDPSKMVMVLAATNFPWDIDEALRRRLEKRIYIPLPSAKGREELLKINLRELELADDVDLANIAEKMEGYSGADITNVCRDASLMAMRRRIEGLTPEEIRNLPRDEMHMPTTMEDFEIALKKVSKSVSAADIEKYEKWIVEFGSC, from the exons ATGCGTGGGATgttaag cttcatgTTGAACATGAGCCTTGTTATGATCATTGAGAATGTGAAGTTGGCCCGTGAATATGCCTTACTGGGAAATTACGACTCTGCCATGGTCTACTACCAGGGAGTTCTTGACCAAATGAATAAGTATTTGTACTCTGTGAGAGATACCTATCTGCAACAGAAATGGCAGCAG GTTTGGCAGGAGATAAGTGTGGAAGCTAAGCATGTGAAAGATATAATGAAAACACTGGAGAGTTTTAAACTAGACAATACTCCATTGAAAGCCTCACAACAAGAATTACCAGCTCACGATGCAGAAGTCTGGTCTTTGCCAGTACCTGCTGAACGTAG GAAGCGTCAGTCTGCTCCGTGCAGTGactgcagagggcacagcaaCCGTGTGAGCgcagctgccaggggctcccACCGCCCGTCCTCTCGGAACCCCAGCGATAAAGGGAAGGCAGTCCGCAGCCGGGAAAAAAAGGATcagcaaaacaaaggaaaagaggaaaag AACAAATCCACATCTGAGATTTCAGAGTCTGAACCAAAGAAATTTGATAGTACTGGATATGACAAAGATTTAGTAGAAGCTTTGGAAAGAGATATCATTTCTCAGAATCCCAACATCCGATG GGATGACATTGCTGATTTAGTAGAAGCCAAAAAGCTGCTTAAGGAAGCTGTAGTTTTACCAATGTGGATGCCAGAGTTCTTCAAGGGGATTAGAAGACCGTGGAAG gGTGTGCTGATGGTTGGTCCTCCTGGTACTGGAAAGACCCTCCTAGCAAAAGCTGTAGCCACTGAATGCAAGACAACTTTTTTCAATGTTTCTTCTTCCACACTTACCTCAAAATACAGAGGAGAATCTGAGAAACTTGTTCGTCTGCTGTTTGAAATG GCTCGATTTTATGCCCCAACAACCATATTTATTGATGAGATAGACTCCATCTGTAGCCGCAGGGGAACTTCAGAGGAGCATGAAGCCAGCCGACGTGTGAAGGCAGAACTGCTAGTGCAGATGGATG GTGTTGGGGGGGCTACTGAAAATGAGGATCCTTCTAAGATGGTCATGGTACTTGCTGCTACTAATTTTCCTTGGGATATTGATGAAGCCCTAAGACGGAGACTAGAAAAGAGAATTTACATTCCTTTACCATCAG CCAAAGGTAGAGAGGAACTCCTCAAAATAAATCTGCGAGAGCTGGAACTGGCTGATGATGTTGACCTTGCAAACATAGCTGAGAAGATGGAGGGTTATTCAGGTGCAGACATTACCAATGTATGCAG AGATGCATCATTGATGGCTATGAGGAGGCGTATTGAAGGCTTGACACCAGAAGAAATCAGAAATCTTCCCCGAGATGAAATGCACATGCCAACAACTATGGAAGACTTTGAAATAGCTTTGAAGAAAGTTTCTAAATCTGTTTCTGCTGCGGACATTGAGAAATACGAGAAATGGATAGTTGAGTTTGGATCATGTTGA
- the GINM1 gene encoding glycoprotein integral membrane protein 1 — MEAALGRRELLLLPLSLLLPPLAAALLGPAAPLGQEAIRVGVMMLNTSGELHKVQVLFNITYVNGQVYLNDFPMKSGVAHITCQTIILENRSLDNLPDQQHLGTVSVRIMVHEWPLASTSDLQLIVVQEEVTEIDGKQVQQEEVTEIDILVKDLRVLRHSNYTVPLKESMLYSMPRDNDVLFTLPNLSGKDIQDPLQTTSQYLIQQVETTVDEETLPGKLPETPLRTEPPSSYKVMCQWVEDLRKGLCRFWFQSLPILFSFMEVVVVGVVGAALIIKVLKLILPSCENKGILLLDQVGFVPVTTISLPSDLSDRKNNLDEKACT, encoded by the exons ATGGAGGCGGCGCTGGGACGtcgggagctgctgctgctgccactgtcgctgctgctgccgcctcTGGCCGCCGCTCTGCTGGGCCCGGCCGCGCCGCTGGGACAG gAAGCAATTAGGGTTGGTGTTATGATGCTGAACACCAGTGGAGAACTCCACAAAGTACAG GTTCTTTTTAACATCACCTATGTTAATGGACAGGTATATCTAAATGACTTTCCTATGAAAAGCGGGGTTGCCCACATAACATGCCAAACAATAATAT TGGAGAACAGAAGCTTGGATAACTTACCGGATCAGCAGCACCTGGGAACTGTCAGTGTTCGAATCATGGTTCACGAGTGGCCTTTGGCATCCACTTCTGATTTGCAGCTGATTGTCGTTCAGGAAGAAGTGACAGAAATTGATGGGAAACAG GTTCAGCAGGAAGAAGTAACAGAAATAGATATTTTAGTGAAGGACCTGAGAGTACTTAGACATTCCAACTACACAGTCCCTTTGAAGGAGAGCATGCTGTACTCCATGCCAAGGGACAACGACGTGTTATTTACATTGCCCAACCTCTCAGGAAAAG ATATTCAAGATCCACTGCAGACTACCAGTCAGTACCTCATCCAGCAAGTAGAAACTACAGTGGATGAAGAGACATTACCTGGCAAGTTACCAGAGACCCCTCTTAGGACAGAACCTCCATCTTCTTACAAG GTGATGTGCCAGTGGGTGGAAGACTTGAGAAAAGGGTTGTGCAGATTCTGGTTTCAATCTCTGCCTATCTTGTTTAGTTTCATGGAAGTTGTTGTTGTTGGAGTTGTTGGAGCAGCTCTTATTATCAAAGTCTTAAAGCTGATTCTCCCTTCCTGTGAAAATAA GGGCATCCTTCTCCTGGATCAAGTTGGCTTTGTACCTGTGACTACCATCAGCCTGCCTTCAGACCTTTcagacaggaaaaataatttagatgaGAAAGCATGTACTTAA
- the KATNA1 gene encoding katanin p60 ATPase-containing subunit A1 isoform X1: MRGMLSFMLNMSLVMIIENVKLAREYALLGNYDSAMVYYQGVLDQMNKYLYSVRDTYLQQKWQQVWQEISVEAKHVKDIMKTLESFKLDNTPLKASQQELPAHDAEVWSLPVPAERRPSPGPRKRQSAPCSDCRGHSNRVSAAARGSHRPSSRNPSDKGKAVRSREKKDQQNKGKEEKNKSTSEISESEPKKFDSTGYDKDLVEALERDIISQNPNIRWDDIADLVEAKKLLKEAVVLPMWMPEFFKGIRRPWKGVLMVGPPGTGKTLLAKAVATECKTTFFNVSSSTLTSKYRGESEKLVRLLFEMARFYAPTTIFIDEIDSICSRRGTSEEHEASRRVKAELLVQMDGVGGATENEDPSKMVMVLAATNFPWDIDEALRRRLEKRIYIPLPSAKGREELLKINLRELELADDVDLANIAEKMEGYSGADITNVCRDASLMAMRRRIEGLTPEEIRNLPRDEMHMPTTMEDFEIALKKVSKSVSAADIEKYEKWIVEFGSC; the protein is encoded by the exons ATGCGTGGGATgttaag cttcatgTTGAACATGAGCCTTGTTATGATCATTGAGAATGTGAAGTTGGCCCGTGAATATGCCTTACTGGGAAATTACGACTCTGCCATGGTCTACTACCAGGGAGTTCTTGACCAAATGAATAAGTATTTGTACTCTGTGAGAGATACCTATCTGCAACAGAAATGGCAGCAG GTTTGGCAGGAGATAAGTGTGGAAGCTAAGCATGTGAAAGATATAATGAAAACACTGGAGAGTTTTAAACTAGACAATACTCCATTGAAAGCCTCACAACAAGAATTACCAGCTCACGATGCAGAAGTCTGGTCTTTGCCAGTACCTGCTGAACGTAG ACCTTCGCCCGGACCCAGGAAGCGTCAGTCTGCTCCGTGCAGTGactgcagagggcacagcaaCCGTGTGAGCgcagctgccaggggctcccACCGCCCGTCCTCTCGGAACCCCAGCGATAAAGGGAAGGCAGTCCGCAGCCGGGAAAAAAAGGATcagcaaaacaaaggaaaagaggaaaag AACAAATCCACATCTGAGATTTCAGAGTCTGAACCAAAGAAATTTGATAGTACTGGATATGACAAAGATTTAGTAGAAGCTTTGGAAAGAGATATCATTTCTCAGAATCCCAACATCCGATG GGATGACATTGCTGATTTAGTAGAAGCCAAAAAGCTGCTTAAGGAAGCTGTAGTTTTACCAATGTGGATGCCAGAGTTCTTCAAGGGGATTAGAAGACCGTGGAAG gGTGTGCTGATGGTTGGTCCTCCTGGTACTGGAAAGACCCTCCTAGCAAAAGCTGTAGCCACTGAATGCAAGACAACTTTTTTCAATGTTTCTTCTTCCACACTTACCTCAAAATACAGAGGAGAATCTGAGAAACTTGTTCGTCTGCTGTTTGAAATG GCTCGATTTTATGCCCCAACAACCATATTTATTGATGAGATAGACTCCATCTGTAGCCGCAGGGGAACTTCAGAGGAGCATGAAGCCAGCCGACGTGTGAAGGCAGAACTGCTAGTGCAGATGGATG GTGTTGGGGGGGCTACTGAAAATGAGGATCCTTCTAAGATGGTCATGGTACTTGCTGCTACTAATTTTCCTTGGGATATTGATGAAGCCCTAAGACGGAGACTAGAAAAGAGAATTTACATTCCTTTACCATCAG CCAAAGGTAGAGAGGAACTCCTCAAAATAAATCTGCGAGAGCTGGAACTGGCTGATGATGTTGACCTTGCAAACATAGCTGAGAAGATGGAGGGTTATTCAGGTGCAGACATTACCAATGTATGCAG AGATGCATCATTGATGGCTATGAGGAGGCGTATTGAAGGCTTGACACCAGAAGAAATCAGAAATCTTCCCCGAGATGAAATGCACATGCCAACAACTATGGAAGACTTTGAAATAGCTTTGAAGAAAGTTTCTAAATCTGTTTCTGCTGCGGACATTGAGAAATACGAGAAATGGATAGTTGAGTTTGGATCATGTTGA
- the KATNA1 gene encoding katanin p60 ATPase-containing subunit A1 isoform X3 yields MLNMSLVMIIENVKLAREYALLGNYDSAMVYYQGVLDQMNKYLYSVRDTYLQQKWQQVWQEISVEAKHVKDIMKTLESFKLDNTPLKASQQELPAHDAEVWSLPVPAERRPSPGPRKRQSAPCSDCRGHSNRVSAAARGSHRPSSRNPSDKGKAVRSREKKDQQNKGKEEKNKSTSEISESEPKKFDSTGYDKDLVEALERDIISQNPNIRWDDIADLVEAKKLLKEAVVLPMWMPEFFKGIRRPWKGVLMVGPPGTGKTLLAKAVATECKTTFFNVSSSTLTSKYRGESEKLVRLLFEMARFYAPTTIFIDEIDSICSRRGTSEEHEASRRVKAELLVQMDGVGGATENEDPSKMVMVLAATNFPWDIDEALRRRLEKRIYIPLPSAKGREELLKINLRELELADDVDLANIAEKMEGYSGADITNVCRDASLMAMRRRIEGLTPEEIRNLPRDEMHMPTTMEDFEIALKKVSKSVSAADIEKYEKWIVEFGSC; encoded by the exons atgTTGAACATGAGCCTTGTTATGATCATTGAGAATGTGAAGTTGGCCCGTGAATATGCCTTACTGGGAAATTACGACTCTGCCATGGTCTACTACCAGGGAGTTCTTGACCAAATGAATAAGTATTTGTACTCTGTGAGAGATACCTATCTGCAACAGAAATGGCAGCAG GTTTGGCAGGAGATAAGTGTGGAAGCTAAGCATGTGAAAGATATAATGAAAACACTGGAGAGTTTTAAACTAGACAATACTCCATTGAAAGCCTCACAACAAGAATTACCAGCTCACGATGCAGAAGTCTGGTCTTTGCCAGTACCTGCTGAACGTAG ACCTTCGCCCGGACCCAGGAAGCGTCAGTCTGCTCCGTGCAGTGactgcagagggcacagcaaCCGTGTGAGCgcagctgccaggggctcccACCGCCCGTCCTCTCGGAACCCCAGCGATAAAGGGAAGGCAGTCCGCAGCCGGGAAAAAAAGGATcagcaaaacaaaggaaaagaggaaaag AACAAATCCACATCTGAGATTTCAGAGTCTGAACCAAAGAAATTTGATAGTACTGGATATGACAAAGATTTAGTAGAAGCTTTGGAAAGAGATATCATTTCTCAGAATCCCAACATCCGATG GGATGACATTGCTGATTTAGTAGAAGCCAAAAAGCTGCTTAAGGAAGCTGTAGTTTTACCAATGTGGATGCCAGAGTTCTTCAAGGGGATTAGAAGACCGTGGAAG gGTGTGCTGATGGTTGGTCCTCCTGGTACTGGAAAGACCCTCCTAGCAAAAGCTGTAGCCACTGAATGCAAGACAACTTTTTTCAATGTTTCTTCTTCCACACTTACCTCAAAATACAGAGGAGAATCTGAGAAACTTGTTCGTCTGCTGTTTGAAATG GCTCGATTTTATGCCCCAACAACCATATTTATTGATGAGATAGACTCCATCTGTAGCCGCAGGGGAACTTCAGAGGAGCATGAAGCCAGCCGACGTGTGAAGGCAGAACTGCTAGTGCAGATGGATG GTGTTGGGGGGGCTACTGAAAATGAGGATCCTTCTAAGATGGTCATGGTACTTGCTGCTACTAATTTTCCTTGGGATATTGATGAAGCCCTAAGACGGAGACTAGAAAAGAGAATTTACATTCCTTTACCATCAG CCAAAGGTAGAGAGGAACTCCTCAAAATAAATCTGCGAGAGCTGGAACTGGCTGATGATGTTGACCTTGCAAACATAGCTGAGAAGATGGAGGGTTATTCAGGTGCAGACATTACCAATGTATGCAG AGATGCATCATTGATGGCTATGAGGAGGCGTATTGAAGGCTTGACACCAGAAGAAATCAGAAATCTTCCCCGAGATGAAATGCACATGCCAACAACTATGGAAGACTTTGAAATAGCTTTGAAGAAAGTTTCTAAATCTGTTTCTGCTGCGGACATTGAGAAATACGAGAAATGGATAGTTGAGTTTGGATCATGTTGA